In a genomic window of Myxococcaceae bacterium JPH2:
- a CDS encoding DEAD/DEAH box helicase, whose amino-acid sequence MKSVKEPEAFSGARRTPWSGPRGLDAVLQGWQRDRQLWSNFALDEVTPARTGSFAPVPEDVAPQVREALRRRGVEQLFSHQAEAYQRAREGQDLVIATPTASGKSLCYNLPLLDRFAREPQARALYLFPTKALSRDQEESLRAFMREAGLEHGAITFDGDTPGDARRVARERSGVVLTNPDMLHTGILPHHAGWARLFANLRYVVIDELHTYRGVFGSHLANVLRRLQRVARFHGSSPTFILASATIGNPKAHAERMLGRKVALVSESGAPSGERRVLVYNPPVVNAELGIRASYLKSAVRLTADLVRSGVSTLLFGQSRNNIEVMLKYLRDRFVEEKLDPSLIQGYRGGYLPGTRRSTEAAMRAGEVRCVVATNALELGIDIGSLDAVVCAGYPGSVAALWQRFGRAGRRGAGSLALLVTSSAPLDQYLAGDPRALTGAPVEHARIDPDNVEILVQHLKCAAFELPFEEGDSFGDVPVENTTEALGFLAQHQVVHPSAGEGGRRVFHWSSDAYPANHVSLRSVGWDNVVIIELGSDRTLAEMDFRSAHTMLHEQAIYQHEGEQYQVERLDLENHKAFVRKVAPDYFTDAMTYVRVNVIQEDQGAPLGPALQVGMGEVSVIEKVVGYKKIKFHTHENVGYGDVRLPEMQMHTTALWLTVPESVVRSLDAPRPAVIDSLRGLATALRTVACVGLMIDPRDLGKTLGNRDEADGPPRKDGSVGFDPTIFLYDNIPGGVGLAARLFDQRDELLLRARKLLETCACEEGCPACIGPAAGNMPGVAPVDPHPRKRLGLDVLAALGIAGVQ is encoded by the coding sequence ATGAAGTCCGTGAAGGAACCCGAGGCGTTCTCCGGGGCTCGCCGCACGCCGTGGTCGGGTCCTCGCGGGCTCGACGCCGTCCTCCAGGGGTGGCAGCGCGATCGCCAGCTCTGGTCCAACTTTGCCCTCGACGAGGTGACTCCCGCGCGGACCGGCTCCTTCGCGCCCGTGCCCGAGGATGTCGCGCCCCAGGTCCGCGAAGCGCTCCGGCGCCGAGGCGTCGAGCAGCTCTTCTCGCATCAGGCCGAGGCATACCAGCGCGCACGCGAGGGCCAGGATCTGGTCATCGCCACCCCCACGGCCTCCGGCAAGAGCCTTTGTTACAACCTGCCGTTGCTCGACCGCTTCGCGCGCGAACCCCAGGCGCGAGCGCTCTATCTGTTTCCCACCAAGGCCCTGTCGCGCGATCAGGAAGAGTCGCTGCGCGCGTTCATGCGCGAGGCGGGGCTGGAGCACGGCGCCATCACCTTCGACGGCGATACGCCCGGAGACGCGCGGCGCGTGGCCCGTGAGCGCAGCGGTGTGGTGCTCACCAACCCGGACATGCTCCACACGGGGATTCTTCCGCACCACGCGGGCTGGGCTCGGCTGTTCGCGAACCTGCGCTACGTCGTCATCGACGAGCTGCACACGTACCGTGGCGTGTTCGGCTCGCATCTGGCCAACGTGCTCCGGCGGCTCCAGCGCGTCGCGCGGTTCCATGGCTCATCGCCCACGTTCATCCTGGCCTCGGCCACCATCGGCAATCCGAAGGCGCACGCGGAGCGGATGCTCGGGCGGAAGGTGGCGCTGGTGTCGGAGAGCGGGGCGCCCTCGGGCGAGCGCCGCGTGCTCGTCTACAACCCACCGGTGGTGAACGCCGAGCTGGGCATCCGCGCCAGCTACCTCAAGAGCGCGGTGCGGCTCACGGCGGACCTGGTGCGCTCGGGCGTGTCCACGCTGTTGTTCGGCCAGTCTCGCAACAACATCGAGGTGATGCTCAAGTACCTGCGCGATCGCTTCGTCGAGGAGAAGCTGGACCCTTCGCTCATCCAGGGCTATCGCGGCGGCTACCTGCCTGGGACGCGACGCTCCACCGAAGCGGCCATGCGCGCGGGCGAGGTGCGCTGCGTGGTGGCCACGAACGCGCTGGAGCTGGGCATCGACATCGGCTCGTTGGACGCGGTGGTGTGCGCGGGCTATCCCGGCTCGGTGGCCGCGCTATGGCAGCGCTTCGGTCGAGCCGGGCGCCGAGGCGCGGGCAGCCTCGCGTTGCTCGTCACCTCCAGCGCGCCGTTGGATCAATACCTCGCGGGAGATCCTCGCGCGCTCACGGGCGCTCCTGTTGAGCACGCGCGCATCGATCCCGACAACGTCGAGATCCTCGTCCAGCATCTCAAGTGCGCCGCGTTCGAGCTGCCCTTCGAGGAGGGCGACTCCTTTGGCGACGTGCCGGTGGAGAATACCACCGAGGCGCTCGGGTTCCTGGCGCAGCATCAGGTGGTGCATCCCTCGGCGGGCGAGGGCGGACGGCGGGTGTTCCACTGGTCGTCGGATGCGTACCCGGCCAACCATGTGTCGCTGCGCAGCGTGGGCTGGGACAACGTGGTCATCATCGAGCTGGGCTCGGATCGCACGCTCGCGGAGATGGACTTCCGCTCGGCGCACACGATGCTGCACGAGCAGGCCATCTATCAGCACGAGGGCGAGCAGTATCAGGTCGAGCGCCTGGACCTGGAGAACCACAAGGCCTTCGTGCGCAAGGTGGCGCCGGACTACTTCACCGACGCGATGACCTACGTCCGCGTGAACGTCATCCAGGAGGACCAGGGCGCGCCGCTCGGGCCCGCGCTCCAGGTGGGAATGGGCGAGGTGTCCGTCATCGAGAAGGTGGTGGGCTACAAGAAGATCAAGTTCCACACGCACGAGAACGTGGGCTACGGCGACGTGCGCCTCCCTGAGATGCAGATGCACACCACGGCGCTGTGGCTGACGGTGCCGGAGTCGGTGGTGCGCTCGCTCGATGCGCCCCGGCCCGCGGTCATCGACTCGCTGCGAGGGCTGGCGACCGCGCTGCGCACCGTGGCGTGCGTGGGGCTGATGATCGACCCACGCGATCTGGGCAAGACGCTGGGCAATCGCGACGAGGCGGACGGTCCGCCGCGCAAGGACGGGAGCGTGGGCTTCGACCCCACCATCTTCCTCTACGACAACATCCCCGGTGGCGTGGGGTTGGCGGCGCGGTTGTTTGATCAGCGTGACGAGCTGCTGCTTCGCGCGCGCAAGTTGCTGGAGACGTGCGCGTGTGAAGAGGGCTGCCCCGCGTGCATCGGTCCGGCGGCGGGGAACATGCCGGGTGTGGCGCCGGTGGATCCGCATCCGCGCAAGCGCCTGGGGCTCGATGTGCTGGCGGCGCTGGGCATCGCGGGCGTGCAGTAG
- a CDS encoding anion transporter, protein MALAIFLFTYVFIAGAKLPGLKLDRAGGALLGALLMVVFGIVTPAQVMGHSSLPSGRAIDGDTILLLLGMMLLAEYLSVANVFRLAGAQAVRVAHTPRRLLVAVTFVSAGLSAFLVNDTVCLMLTPLVLAVVEEVDLPPAPYLLATCMGSNSGSVATFTGNPQNMLIQGASGLSYASFAAYMALPALLSTALVAAALVFLFRYDLPDRRFDPHPPPTDVNRRLMWLALGSLLGVVIAFFMGLPMSWSALAGGVAVMTLSGLEPRHHLERVDWVLLLFFASLFVVVYGVNQGGWAEAIRGLFSPLMAGPPWRETLGFATLTLVGSNIFSNVPFVMLARSWVPGLQNPELGWHVLALGSTLAGNLTLVGSVANLIVFEAARGKVHMSFMRYLRVGLPVTLLSFVIGLAVLLAEHALF, encoded by the coding sequence GTGGCGCTCGCGATCTTCCTCTTCACGTATGTCTTCATCGCCGGGGCGAAGCTGCCCGGGCTCAAGCTGGACCGCGCGGGTGGAGCGCTGCTGGGCGCCCTGCTCATGGTCGTCTTCGGCATCGTCACGCCCGCCCAGGTCATGGGCCACAGCTCGCTGCCGAGCGGGCGCGCCATCGACGGCGACACCATCCTCCTGCTGCTCGGGATGATGCTGCTGGCCGAGTACCTGTCGGTCGCGAACGTCTTCCGGCTCGCGGGAGCCCAAGCGGTCCGAGTGGCGCACACGCCGCGCCGGCTCCTGGTGGCGGTGACGTTCGTGAGCGCGGGCCTCTCCGCGTTCCTCGTCAACGACACCGTGTGCCTGATGCTGACCCCGCTCGTGCTGGCGGTGGTCGAAGAGGTCGACCTGCCGCCCGCGCCGTACCTGCTCGCCACCTGCATGGGCAGCAACAGCGGCTCGGTGGCCACCTTCACGGGCAACCCGCAGAACATGCTCATCCAGGGGGCCTCGGGGCTGTCCTATGCGAGCTTCGCGGCCTACATGGCGCTGCCCGCGCTGCTCTCGACCGCCCTCGTCGCCGCGGCGCTCGTGTTCCTCTTCCGCTACGATCTGCCCGATCGCCGCTTCGATCCCCACCCTCCCCCGACCGACGTGAACCGCCGGCTGATGTGGCTCGCGCTGGGCTCGCTGCTCGGCGTCGTGATCGCGTTCTTCATGGGCCTGCCCATGAGCTGGAGCGCGCTGGCCGGTGGCGTCGCCGTGATGACGCTCAGCGGACTGGAGCCGAGGCATCACCTGGAGCGCGTTGACTGGGTGCTGTTGCTGTTCTTCGCCAGCCTGTTCGTCGTCGTGTACGGGGTGAATCAGGGCGGCTGGGCGGAGGCCATTCGCGGGCTGTTCTCACCGCTGATGGCGGGGCCTCCGTGGCGCGAGACGCTCGGCTTCGCCACATTGACCTTGGTGGGCTCCAACATCTTCAGCAACGTGCCCTTCGTGATGCTGGCGCGCTCGTGGGTGCCCGGCCTGCAGAACCCCGAGCTGGGCTGGCACGTGCTCGCGCTCGGCTCCACGCTGGCGGGCAACCTCACGCTGGTGGGCAGCGTGGCGAACCTCATCGTGTTCGAGGCCGCGCGCGGCAAGGTGCACATGAGCTTCATGCGCTACCTGCGCGTGGGCCTCCCCGTGACACTGCTCAGCTTCGTCATCGGTCTGGCCGTGCTGCTGGCCGAGCACGCGCTGTTCTGA
- a CDS encoding DUF4339 domain-containing protein produces the protein MGSNPEDGGKPPATPAADRSSVLGEVSESELDAFVGQLRTARNAVVPRAPAPRSRWDVGSERLHRGTRYSQRASPLEGPPEPPKEESPPSHAWYAVMGGRITGPYDVAALRGHWQRGELHADSLCWREGLAAWQPIHQLTELREVLAAAAATSPGATPAQVGQVQPAQTMGQVGPVHPAAPAQATQAQAGRAPVSQPTAPAQPAPSPQTSWGAEARATTVDAAPVDSSGPTPQANPEPLHIVAAPRDISGDPTLLVPMLAGDSAPSGHEPSSEAQGATRKRRWLSGLLPLLGGGLLGGAAVAAVLVYVGNRGASPPLVTHEAAPAPQAQAPLPETTVPPPAPPPTQDPALAAPTAPIASTPSVATDAVHAASPVASTPAPTAGAPIAALRAPVTAAPDDDDSEDEPPPSRKGASQETEADEGTPLPPLAPEVHVRASAVAPLSGRARVQPEVTPPPPHDAAPPPPAPPKEPGEELGPDEAYAHELEHPPARPPPPKPSVWIPPDPSVKAMPATLAQEDIFTVVLANQSELATCAALPGATSNEGKRVIVRWSILPNGRVTDVLLENGRLRGTPMARCIEGKVRAWTFTPHREQGEPVRFPFVF, from the coding sequence ATGGGCAGCAACCCTGAGGACGGTGGAAAACCCCCGGCCACTCCTGCGGCAGACCGGTCCTCCGTCTTGGGTGAGGTGTCGGAGTCGGAGCTGGATGCGTTCGTCGGCCAGCTTCGCACCGCGCGCAACGCCGTGGTCCCCCGCGCGCCGGCGCCACGCTCGCGCTGGGATGTGGGCTCGGAGCGCTTGCACCGAGGCACGCGGTACTCGCAGCGCGCGAGCCCGCTCGAGGGTCCCCCTGAGCCGCCGAAGGAAGAGAGCCCGCCGAGTCACGCGTGGTACGCGGTCATGGGTGGAAGAATCACCGGGCCCTACGACGTCGCCGCCCTGCGGGGCCATTGGCAGCGGGGAGAGCTTCACGCCGACTCACTCTGCTGGCGCGAAGGACTCGCGGCCTGGCAGCCCATTCATCAACTGACAGAGCTTCGTGAAGTGCTCGCGGCCGCCGCCGCGACCTCGCCCGGAGCAACGCCGGCGCAGGTCGGCCAGGTGCAGCCAGCGCAGACGATGGGACAGGTGGGCCCAGTCCATCCGGCCGCGCCCGCGCAGGCGACCCAGGCGCAAGCGGGCCGGGCTCCCGTGTCGCAGCCCACCGCTCCCGCGCAGCCAGCACCGTCGCCGCAGACGTCGTGGGGCGCCGAGGCTCGGGCGACGACAGTGGACGCAGCCCCCGTGGATTCCAGCGGGCCCACGCCACAGGCGAATCCGGAGCCCCTGCACATCGTCGCAGCGCCCCGCGACATCTCGGGAGACCCGACGCTCCTCGTGCCCATGCTCGCCGGAGACTCAGCGCCGAGTGGCCACGAGCCTTCTTCGGAGGCTCAGGGCGCGACGCGAAAGCGACGCTGGCTCTCCGGGCTCCTGCCGCTGCTGGGCGGTGGCCTCCTCGGAGGCGCGGCCGTGGCGGCGGTTCTCGTCTACGTGGGGAACCGGGGCGCGAGCCCTCCGCTCGTGACTCACGAAGCAGCGCCCGCGCCCCAAGCGCAGGCCCCCCTGCCTGAGACAACCGTTCCCCCGCCCGCGCCCCCGCCGACACAGGACCCGGCGCTCGCCGCCCCCACGGCGCCCATCGCGAGCACGCCATCCGTCGCGACCGACGCCGTGCACGCAGCCTCACCCGTGGCTTCCACTCCGGCGCCCACGGCTGGCGCGCCCATCGCCGCGCTGCGAGCGCCCGTGACCGCGGCTCCCGATGACGACGACTCGGAGGACGAGCCGCCCCCGTCCAGGAAGGGCGCCTCGCAGGAGACCGAAGCGGACGAAGGGACGCCGCTGCCTCCGCTCGCGCCGGAGGTCCACGTGCGCGCCTCGGCCGTGGCGCCCCTGTCCGGCCGCGCTCGAGTCCAGCCCGAGGTCACCCCGCCTCCGCCCCACGACGCCGCTCCGCCCCCGCCGGCGCCGCCCAAGGAGCCCGGCGAGGAGCTGGGGCCAGACGAGGCCTACGCCCACGAGTTGGAGCACCCGCCGGCCCGCCCCCCTCCACCGAAGCCGTCTGTGTGGATTCCTCCGGATCCCTCGGTGAAGGCGATGCCGGCGACGCTGGCGCAGGAGGACATCTTCACCGTCGTCCTCGCGAATCAGTCGGAGTTGGCGACCTGCGCGGCCTTGCCTGGCGCGACCTCCAACGAGGGAAAGCGGGTCATCGTTCGCTGGAGCATCCTGCCCAATGGTCGCGTGACGGACGTGTTGTTGGAGAACGGTCGGCTGCGCGGCACGCCCATGGCTCGATGCATCGAGGGAAAGGTCCGGGCGTGGACATTCACGCCCCATCGAGAGCAGGGCGAGCCCGTCCGCTTTCCGTTCGTGTTCTGA
- a CDS encoding HEAT repeat domain-containing protein has protein sequence MRTGARPLILAMALVLGCNGSRDQLLADIQSPRPEIRAAAVKKLATQGNADDLVLFTRAAKDLAAIVRGEAAVALGESQDPRVVDLLGELLEDPDEDVQGRAAMALAKVKNDKAKGYLKLQYGRRGRATRQVIVQALKSANVPGAMAEVVAAESKGLWDRNLLALTEGALPERVGAAEELGKSGRAEAVNRLLPLVRDSQVILAAAAVRGLGDAGDKAAVGPIGLLLDESFPELRESALIALMKLQDPAIAPRLQAVAMEKSAVSPQATDAILSFPRTPATDAALCAIALDGARAEALSSGRAMRQRGGCPAEPIADRLSRATTAATGLQAIMGLGPSAQALLPKVTPWLNQSDAGLRGLAVEAVAAVGDASVVPALQKLYEQEVKGLAALRADWVSDALPRQYGPGFDPDGPAAPGRGSEDGRAARHTQLFDRIRALNAARARAAGREVVAPRAPSELCDDVEPARLVPLASLLGALGELKAPGALELLTGYANDSSTTLRTAALVGLTHLGPEGVALAKSALLEPDRDLQKALAEALSEQAEPGRDALVEALPKMGGEKLLVLDALSHSATVPPAASESLQAVVREGGPEAALAASLLGRIPAKDAVPTLLKALDETNSVARRDVLLALGAIGDPRAADAVARDLYHDLPEIRAAAARALKEIGGGPQSEPLDALKGDYFRSVRESVGAALAKGGTASEGAH, from the coding sequence ATGCGAACCGGCGCGCGCCCCCTCATTCTCGCAATGGCACTGGTCCTCGGGTGCAACGGCAGCCGGGACCAGCTCCTGGCTGATATCCAGAGCCCTCGCCCGGAGATTCGCGCCGCGGCGGTGAAGAAGCTGGCCACCCAAGGCAACGCGGATGACCTCGTCCTCTTCACCCGCGCGGCCAAGGACCTCGCCGCCATCGTGCGCGGCGAGGCCGCTGTCGCGCTGGGAGAGAGTCAGGATCCTCGCGTCGTCGATCTGCTCGGCGAGCTGCTGGAGGACCCCGACGAGGATGTCCAGGGTCGCGCCGCCATGGCGCTCGCCAAGGTCAAGAACGACAAGGCCAAGGGCTACCTCAAGCTTCAGTACGGTCGGCGCGGCCGGGCCACGCGGCAGGTCATCGTCCAGGCCCTCAAGAGCGCGAACGTTCCAGGCGCGATGGCCGAGGTCGTCGCCGCCGAGTCCAAGGGCCTCTGGGATCGCAACCTCCTTGCCCTGACCGAGGGCGCGCTGCCCGAGCGCGTGGGCGCGGCTGAAGAGCTGGGCAAGAGTGGACGCGCCGAGGCCGTCAATCGCCTCCTGCCGCTCGTGCGCGACAGCCAGGTCATCCTCGCCGCCGCCGCGGTCCGGGGCCTGGGCGACGCGGGAGACAAGGCCGCTGTCGGTCCCATCGGTCTGCTGCTCGACGAGAGCTTCCCGGAGCTGCGCGAGTCCGCGCTCATCGCGTTGATGAAGTTGCAGGACCCGGCCATCGCGCCGCGCCTCCAGGCCGTGGCGATGGAGAAGAGCGCCGTGAGCCCTCAGGCCACGGACGCGATCCTGTCCTTCCCGCGCACGCCCGCGACCGACGCGGCGCTGTGTGCCATTGCGCTCGACGGTGCTCGCGCCGAGGCCCTGTCCTCTGGCCGGGCCATGCGCCAGCGCGGCGGATGCCCCGCGGAGCCCATCGCGGATCGCCTCTCGCGGGCCACCACCGCGGCCACGGGACTCCAGGCCATCATGGGCCTGGGGCCTTCCGCGCAGGCGCTGCTTCCCAAGGTCACCCCCTGGCTGAACCAGTCTGATGCGGGCCTGCGTGGGCTCGCGGTGGAGGCCGTGGCGGCCGTGGGGGATGCCTCGGTCGTTCCCGCGCTCCAGAAGCTGTACGAACAGGAAGTGAAGGGGCTCGCGGCGCTGCGCGCGGACTGGGTGTCGGATGCGCTGCCGCGCCAGTACGGCCCGGGCTTCGATCCGGATGGACCCGCTGCCCCGGGACGCGGGAGCGAAGATGGGCGAGCGGCCCGTCACACGCAGTTGTTCGATCGGATCCGCGCGCTCAACGCGGCGCGGGCTCGTGCGGCGGGGCGGGAAGTGGTTGCGCCTCGCGCGCCCTCGGAGCTTTGCGACGACGTGGAGCCGGCGCGCCTGGTTCCCTTGGCGAGCCTCCTGGGCGCGTTGGGCGAGCTGAAGGCGCCCGGGGCGCTGGAGCTTCTGACGGGCTACGCGAACGACTCCAGCACCACGCTGCGTACCGCGGCGCTGGTGGGGCTGACGCACCTGGGCCCCGAGGGTGTGGCGCTGGCGAAGTCCGCGCTCCTGGAGCCGGACCGAGACCTCCAGAAGGCGCTCGCCGAGGCGCTCTCCGAGCAGGCCGAGCCGGGCCGGGACGCCCTGGTCGAGGCGCTGCCGAAGATGGGCGGCGAGAAGCTCCTCGTGCTGGATGCGCTGTCGCACAGCGCGACGGTGCCCCCCGCGGCCTCCGAGTCACTTCAGGCCGTGGTTCGCGAAGGGGGCCCCGAGGCCGCGCTGGCGGCGTCGCTGCTGGGGCGAATCCCCGCCAAGGACGCGGTGCCCACGCTGCTCAAGGCGCTGGACGAGACGAACAGCGTGGCGCGCCGGGATGTGCTGCTCGCGCTGGGCGCGATTGGGGATCCGCGCGCGGCGGATGCCGTGGCTCGCGACCTGTACCACGACCTCCCCGAGATTCGCGCGGCGGCGGCCCGAGCGCTCAAGGAGATTGGCGGCGGGCCGCAGAGTGAGCCGCTCGATGCGCTCAAGGGCGACTACTTCCGCTCGGTCCGCGAGTCCGTGGGAGCGGCGCTCGCCAAGGGAGGCACTGCTTCCGAGGGGGCTCACTAG
- a CDS encoding nuclear transport factor 2 family protein, producing MRRITPMLLALGIMGCASTRGSAASGVTEAAVLETEQAWYAALVAKDSARLEKFLADDFVLSGLDPSVECRERYLQTVAMPERSLEPLALDDRQARVYGDSAVTTGRAQLRGLWNDRPLAITFRYTNVFVLRDGHWLAVASHVSKVE from the coding sequence ATGCGCCGCATCACGCCCATGCTGCTCGCCCTCGGAATCATGGGCTGCGCCTCGACGCGAGGCAGCGCGGCATCGGGTGTGACGGAGGCCGCGGTCCTGGAGACCGAGCAGGCGTGGTACGCGGCCCTGGTCGCGAAGGACTCGGCCCGACTGGAGAAGTTCCTGGCGGACGACTTCGTGCTGAGCGGGCTCGACCCGTCTGTCGAGTGCCGTGAGCGCTACCTCCAGACCGTGGCCATGCCCGAGCGCAGCCTGGAGCCGCTCGCGCTCGATGATCGACAGGCGCGCGTGTATGGCGACAGCGCCGTCACCACCGGCCGGGCCCAGCTTCGGGGGCTCTGGAACGATCGCCCACTGGCCATCACCTTTCGCTACACGAACGTCTTTGTCTTGCGGGACGGACATTGGCTTGCGGTGGCGTCACACGTCAGCAAGGTTGAGTAG
- a CDS encoding cyclic nucleotide-binding domain-containing protein, with amino-acid sequence MELRQLKDKASEAFTKGRFSKAAELYDEYCRADPKDHQSRLRLGDAWSKAGQRVRAIAAYQSAAEGFAREGFLPRAIAASKLILELDPQHSGVQQMLADLYARRGTPASPRARRSDGPPPAAATAVGPELPVPLSSRRPAPVSLDAAGEPVDLSDELPLELVRPTGGVEPDSVVVTVEVEVEPADVTGVEIFPADAPAPVDTRALPPGLSPRSAGRAPEAGGRSDGAPRNEGAALGGAVRRADSGALADSAPAVPMGAAVRPAAGPSADASAWSAVAAPDGAGAHAEGAARTEVAPGTGPAPGGASTRWTALAAPMHTATSASEPAVARAPAAAPPGMRPRRAESTPRTPEPVSAPARPSVVVSSFTELELEADSLLHAVELAARAGSEAQAVEVAVEEEAYPLTEELGAESPDLEALPTIPLFSDLPREAFIALFERCPLRRLVAGERIIEQGSLGDAFYVICEGSVRVFREDSGRRDVLATLEGGTFFGEMALLSGAPRTASVEGASEDTQLLEISASVLAELSRSYPQVAQALKKFCRERLLVNVMNGSALFRPFSRKDRRGLVERFRARDVERDDVIIRDGAATDGLYVVLSGEVEVHKDGHLLTRLKEGELFGEISLLQKTPATATVKAARHTTLLRLPREDFDQLISSHPQILVLVSELTDERLRRTEALLSTQAAGADAHELEEDLILV; translated from the coding sequence ATGGAACTGCGCCAGCTCAAGGACAAGGCCAGCGAGGCCTTCACCAAGGGGCGCTTTTCCAAGGCCGCGGAGCTGTACGACGAGTACTGCCGGGCCGATCCGAAGGACCACCAGTCGCGCCTGCGCCTGGGGGATGCGTGGTCCAAGGCGGGCCAGCGCGTGCGAGCCATCGCCGCGTATCAATCCGCCGCGGAGGGCTTCGCGCGCGAGGGTTTCCTTCCACGAGCCATCGCAGCCAGCAAGCTGATCCTCGAGCTGGATCCGCAGCACAGCGGTGTCCAGCAGATGCTCGCGGACCTCTATGCGCGCCGAGGCACGCCTGCCTCGCCGCGTGCCCGGAGGTCTGACGGTCCACCACCCGCCGCCGCGACCGCGGTAGGGCCGGAGCTTCCCGTCCCGCTGTCGTCTCGGCGTCCCGCGCCGGTGTCGCTGGACGCTGCGGGCGAGCCCGTGGACCTCTCGGACGAGCTGCCGCTCGAGCTGGTCCGGCCGACGGGGGGCGTCGAGCCTGACTCGGTCGTGGTGACGGTCGAAGTGGAGGTCGAGCCCGCGGATGTCACGGGCGTGGAGATCTTCCCAGCGGACGCCCCTGCGCCCGTGGACACGCGGGCACTGCCCCCGGGGCTGTCTCCGCGCAGCGCAGGTCGTGCGCCCGAGGCCGGTGGTCGGTCCGATGGCGCGCCTCGAAATGAAGGCGCCGCGCTTGGGGGCGCTGTTCGTCGGGCCGACTCCGGCGCGCTCGCGGACAGTGCTCCGGCCGTGCCGATGGGTGCGGCCGTTCGTCCTGCGGCGGGACCGAGCGCTGACGCCTCGGCTTGGTCCGCGGTCGCCGCGCCCGATGGGGCGGGGGCTCACGCGGAGGGCGCGGCGCGGACCGAAGTCGCTCCTGGCACGGGGCCTGCGCCGGGTGGCGCGTCGACTCGGTGGACTGCGCTTGCGGCGCCCATGCACACCGCGACGTCAGCATCGGAGCCCGCCGTGGCGCGCGCTCCCGCCGCGGCTCCTCCCGGAATGCGGCCTCGCCGGGCGGAGTCCACGCCTCGGACCCCGGAGCCCGTGAGCGCGCCCGCGCGTCCCTCCGTGGTGGTCTCGTCGTTCACGGAGCTGGAGCTGGAGGCGGACTCGCTTCTGCACGCGGTGGAGCTGGCCGCGCGCGCGGGCAGCGAGGCTCAGGCGGTTGAGGTCGCCGTGGAGGAAGAGGCCTATCCGCTCACGGAGGAACTCGGCGCCGAGTCTCCGGATCTGGAAGCGCTGCCCACCATCCCGCTGTTCTCGGACCTGCCTCGCGAGGCGTTCATCGCGCTGTTCGAGCGGTGTCCGCTGCGCCGGCTCGTCGCGGGCGAGCGCATCATCGAGCAGGGCAGCCTGGGCGACGCCTTCTACGTCATCTGCGAGGGCAGCGTGCGCGTCTTCCGGGAGGACTCCGGTCGTCGCGACGTGCTGGCCACCCTCGAAGGCGGCACCTTCTTCGGCGAGATGGCGCTGCTCTCCGGCGCGCCTCGCACGGCTTCGGTCGAGGGCGCCTCCGAGGACACGCAGCTCCTGGAGATCTCCGCGTCCGTGCTCGCGGAGCTGTCGCGGAGCTATCCGCAGGTTGCCCAGGCCCTCAAGAAGTTCTGCCGCGAGCGCCTGCTCGTGAACGTCATGAATGGCTCGGCGCTGTTCCGTCCGTTCAGCCGGAAGGACCGCCGTGGCCTGGTGGAGCGCTTCCGCGCGCGCGACGTCGAGCGCGATGACGTCATCATCCGCGATGGCGCCGCGACGGATGGCCTCTACGTCGTCCTGTCCGGCGAAGTGGAGGTCCACAAGGACGGCCACCTGCTGACGCGGCTCAAGGAGGGGGAGCTCTTCGGAGAGATCTCCCTGCTCCAGAAGACGCCTGCCACCGCGACGGTGAAGGCGGCTCGGCACACCACGCTGCTGCGGCTGCCGCGCGAGGACTTCGATCAGCTCATCTCCAGCCACCCGCAGATCCTCGTGCTCGTGTCGGAGCTGACCGACGAGCGCCTCCGTCGAACCGAGGCGCTCTTGAGCACGCAGGCCGCGGGGGCCGATGCGCATGAGCTGGAGGAGGACCTCATCCTCGTCTGA
- a CDS encoding general secretion pathway protein GspE, with protein sequence MDAGLLTETQLRSALAEQRKWGGRLGLTLVQMGYLDESSMVHALSRQLSIPTVELESFVPSPPALQALRVDIAERYTVFPTAVDTQHKLLTVATADPTNVESLQELAFHAGLRIGVVVASASSIERAIRRNYHGEVTATAATPLTFGMEEALFELAPPAEAESVRASTGPVASPPRESELARRVEALTQQVADLERMVAQQARVVRGVMAVMESRGLATREELLSKGK encoded by the coding sequence ATGGACGCTGGCCTGCTGACGGAGACGCAGCTGCGCTCCGCGCTCGCGGAGCAGCGCAAGTGGGGCGGACGGCTCGGCCTGACGTTGGTGCAGATGGGCTACTTGGACGAAAGCTCCATGGTCCATGCACTGTCACGGCAGCTCTCCATCCCCACGGTGGAGCTGGAGTCGTTCGTCCCCTCCCCGCCCGCGCTCCAGGCGCTGCGCGTGGACATCGCCGAGCGCTACACCGTGTTCCCCACCGCCGTGGACACCCAGCACAAGCTGCTGACCGTGGCCACGGCGGATCCAACGAACGTCGAGTCGCTCCAGGAGCTGGCCTTCCACGCGGGCCTGCGCATCGGCGTCGTGGTGGCGAGCGCGTCGTCCATCGAGCGCGCCATCCGCCGCAACTACCACGGCGAGGTCACCGCCACCGCCGCGACGCCGCTCACCTTCGGCATGGAGGAGGCCCTCTTCGAGCTGGCTCCACCCGCCGAGGCCGAGAGCGTCCGCGCCTCGACGGGCCCCGTCGCCAGTCCTCCGCGCGAGTCCGAGCTGGCGCGTCGCGTGGAGGCCCTCACGCAGCAGGTCGCGGACCTGGAGCGGATGGTCGCCCAGCAGGCGCGCGTCGTGCGCGGGGTGATGGCGGTGATGGAGTCGCGGGGGCTCGCCACCCGCGAGGAGCTGCTGTCGAAGGGGAAGTAG